A single Danio rerio strain Tuebingen ecotype United States chromosome 17, GRCz12tu, whole genome shotgun sequence DNA region contains:
- the ppp2r5ca gene encoding serine/threonine-protein phosphatase 2A 56 kDa regulatory subunit gamma isoform isoform X2: protein MVVDAPNANGPFPPVALMHFRDVAPAEQEKLFVQKLRQCCVLFDFLSDPLSDLKWKEVKRAALSEMVEYITHNRNVITEPIYPEVVHMFAVNMFRTLPPSSNPTGAEFDPEEDEPTLEAAWPHLQLVYEFFLRFLESPDFQPNVAKKYIDQKFVMQLLDLFDSEDPRERDFLKTTLHRIYGKFLGLRAYIRKQINNIFYRFIYETEHHNGIAELLEVLGSIINGFALPLKEEHKIFLLKVLLPLHKVKSLSVYHPQLAYCVVQFLEKDSTLTEPVVMALLKYWPKTHSPKEVMFLNELEEILDVIEPSEFVKVMEPLFRQLAKCVSSPHFQVAERALYYWNNEYIMSLISDNAAKILPIMFPALYRNSKSHWNKTIHGLIYNALKLFMEMNQKLFDDCTQQFRAEKNREKAKLKEREEAWMKIESLAQSNPQVSREQRKERPLVRRKSDLPPDSFTTKALETQRRAEEQLSNHTHTHGH from the exons ATGTGGCTCCGGCTGAGCAGGAGAAGCTCTTCGTGCAGAAGCTCCGCCAGTGCTGCGTCCTCTTCGACTTCCTCTCCGACCCGCTCAGCGACCTGAAATGGAAGGAGGTGAAGCGAGCGGCGCTGAGCGAGATGGTGGAGTACATCACCCACAACCGCAACGTCATCACGGAGCCCATTTACCCAGAGGTGGTGCACATG tttgCAGTGAACATGTTCAGGACTCTTCCGCCTTCCTCCAACCCGACCGGAGCAGAGTTTGACCCGGAGGAGGATGAACCCACTCTGGAAGCAGCGTGGCCACATCTACAG CTGGTGTACGAGTTCTTCCTGCGCTTTCTAGAGTCGCCTGATTTTCAGCCAAATGTTGCCAAGAAGTACATCGACCAGAAATTTGTGATGCAG CTGCTGGATCTGTTCGACAGTGAAGATCCGCGTGAGAGAGACTTCCTGAAGACCACCCTGCACCGAATATACGGGAAGTTTCTGGGGCTCCGAGCTTACATTAGGAAACAGATTAACAACATCTTTTACAG GTTCATTTATGAGACCGAGCATCACAACGGAATAGCTGAACTCCTGGAGGTGCTGGGAAG CATCATCAACGGCTTCGCTTTACCGCTGAAAGAAGAGCACAAGATCTTCCTGCTGAAGGTGCTGCTGCCGCTGCATAAGGTGAAGTCTCTGAGCGTCTACCATCCGCAG CTGGCGTACTGTGTGGTTCAGTTCCTGGAGAAGGACAGCACACTGACCGAACCG GTGGTGATGGCGCTCCTCAAGTACTGGCCGAAGACACACAGCCCGAAGGAGGTGATGTTCCTGAACGAGCTGGAGGAGATCCTGGACGTCATCGAGCCCTCAGAGTTCGTCAAGGTGATGGAGCCGCTCTTCAGACAGCTGGCCAAGTGTGTGTCCAGCCCGCACTTccag gtggcgGAGCGAGCGCTGTATTACTGGAATAACGAGTACATCATGAGTCTCATCAGTGATAACGCAGCCAAGATCCTACCCATCATGTTCCCCGCGCTCTACAGGAACTCCAAGAGCCACTGGAACAA GACGATCCACGGCCTGATCTACAACGCTCTGAAGCTCTTCATGGAGATGAACCAGAAGCTGTTCGACGACTGCACACAGCAGTTCAGAGCCGAGAAGAAcag AGAGAAGGCCAAGCTGAAGGAGCGAGAGGAGGCCTGGATGAAGATTGAGAGTCTGGCGCAGTCAAACCCGCAG gtgtccCGGGAGCAGAGGAAGGAGCGTCCGCTCGTCAGGCGTAAATCTGATCTCCCGCCCGACTCCTTCACCACTAAAGCCTTGGAGACGCAGCGGCGAGCAGAAGAGCAGCTgagcaaccacacacacacacacggccacTAG